A region from the Lolium perenne isolate Kyuss_39 chromosome 4, Kyuss_2.0, whole genome shotgun sequence genome encodes:
- the LOC139839013 gene encoding uncharacterized protein — protein MAQLLRIMLEDREAARAERQANLATLQHLTQLATGNANNNNGGDGNGDPRSKLKDFQSTNPPVFSKCTEPLDADDWLRTIENNLEVAGVGNDEKVLFATHYLSGPARAWWENVKAIQAEGHVIGWEEFKTKFRKTHIPSGLIKLMKDKFMNLKQGSMSVVDYMDKFTTLSRYAPEDTDTEEKKKDRFLNGLHDEMQSILVAVPYPDLESLVDASIMVESKRKSAFENRKRKAMMQQGSSSTQRPRSFPPPRPAPQQQRAPPPAPRPNNPNRNYNPQRSGGSNYNPNYNRQNNTVRPATTGCYTCGQPGHFSKECPNRATSGQRPNAPKPNPGQARTATGRNLNPKKPAGPTRGHLNHVNAEQAQEAPDIVLGTFPVNSIPATVLFDSGASHSFVTKPFARKSGLRSTIMQRPMLVQIPGSTTKTDLSCKDVPIDIQGKRFHADLIVLGEQGLEVILGMNWMVKYKGHIDCVRRAITLAAEDGEIVEHVATIPSSKVLCKTSVASPALHEVPIACEYPEVFPDELPGMPPDRDIEFIIELVPGTAPIAQRPYRMNPQELVELKKQLNDMLRKGLIRPSASPWGSPVIFVDKRDGTIRLCVDYRKLNDVTIKNKYPLPKIEDLFDQMNGARVFSKIDLRTGYHQLKVRESDIPKTAFTTRYGLFEYTVMSFGLTNAPAYFMNLMNKVFMKYLDKFVVVFIDDILIYSKSEEEHAEHLRIVLGTLRDHKLYAKFSKCEFWLKEVGFLGHVISAGGVSVDPSKIQSIMEKKAPTNQTEVRAFLGLAGYYRKFVDGFSSIARPLTQLLKKDKKFEWTDKCEASFQELKKRLVTAPVLTMPDITKDFDVYCDASKLGLGSVLMQEGKVIAYLSRQLRPHEMNYPTHDLELAAVVHALKTWRHYLVGNRCEIYTDHKSLKYIFTQRELNMRQSRWMELIKDYDLGIHYHPGKANVVADALSREPCSLNALIKIAQPKLYEELEEFGLELVSHGFLANLELKPTLFDQIKEAQVGHESIEGIKRRMNREEVPGFEVDAKGVLWYKGRLCMAPFEALYGRRCRTPLNWSETGDSQVFGPDHLREAEEQVQLIRDRLKAAQSRQKSYADSKRRELTFNVGDYAYLRVTPLKGMQRFHVKGKLAPRYIGPFKVLARRGEVSYQLELPAELADFHDVFHISLLRRCLQVPDKPETFKNIDYRTLDLNTDLTYREVPLRILEEAVRLTRRRKIKFCKVQWTNHSEEEATWEREDQLRKDFPALFSS, from the exons ATGGCTCAACTCCTGCGCATTATGTTGGAAGACCGTGAGGCAGCCCGTGCGGAGCGTCAAGCTAATCTTGCTACTCTTCAGCACCTCACTCAGCTCGCTACTGGTAACGCCAACAACAATAATGGCGGGGATGGAAATGGAGACCCCCGCTCCAAGCTGAAGGATTTTCAAAGCACCAACCCACCTGTCTTCTCTAAGTGCaccgaacccctcgacgccgatgattggcttcgcaccatTGAGAACAACTTGGAGGTTGCCGGAGTCGGCAATGATGAGAAGGTTCTATTTGCCACTCATTACCTCTCCGGACCTGCCCGCGCTTGGTGGGAAAATGTCAAGGCTATTCAAGCTGAAGGACACGTCATCGGCTGGGAAGAATTCAAGACCAAGTTCCGCAAGACCCACATCCCATCAGGACTGATTAAGCTCATGAAGGATAAGTTCATGAATCTGAAGCAGGGAAGCATGTCTGTGGTGGACTACATGGACAAATTCACCACTCTGTCCCGTTATGCTCCAGAAGACACCGACActgaagagaagaagaaagatcgATTCTTAAATGGtctgcatgatgaaatgcagaGCATCTTGGTGGCCGTTCCATACCCAGACCTTGAGTCGCTGGTTGATGCCTCTATCATGGTGGAGAGCAAGCGCAAGAGTGCatttgagaaccgcaagcgcaaggCAATGATGCAGCAAGGCAGCTCCAGCACTCAGCGACCCCGCAGCTTTCCCcctccaaggccggcgccccagcagCAGAGGGCACCACCCCCTGCACCtcgccccaacaaccccaatcgcAACTACAACCCGCAGCGTTCTGGAGGAAGCAACTACAATCCCAATTACAACCGCCAGAACAACACTGTCCGCCCCGCCACCACTGGATGCTATACCTGCGGTCAACCGGGTCATTTCTCCAAGGAGTGCCCCAACCGAGCTACTTCTGGACAGCGCCCCAATGCGCCCAAGCCTAATCCGGGACAAGCTCGCACTGCTACTGGAAGGAACCTGAATCCGAAGAAGCCAGCTGGACCAACTAGGGGACACCTCAACCACGTCAATGCCGAACAAGCTCAGGAAGCTCCGGATATTGTCCTGGGTACGTTCCCTGTCAACTCAATACCCGCCACTGtcctgtttgattccggagcatcccaCTCTTTTGTTACCAAGCCGTTTGCTAGGAAGAGTGGTTTGAGATCTACGATCATGCAACGTCCTATGTTAGTCCAAATTCCGGGATCCACCACCAAAACGGATCTATCCTGCAAGGATGTTCCTATAGATATTCAGGGGAAGCGTTTCCACGCGGATTTGATCGTATTAGGAGAGCAAGGCTTAGAAGTGATCCTTGGGATGAATTGGATGGTGAAGTACAAGGGTCACATAGATTGTGTTCGCCGAGCCATAACATTGGCTGCAGAGGACGGAGAAATAGTTGAGCATGTGGCGACCATACCTTCATCGAAGGTCTTATGCAAGACGAGTGTCGCCAGTCCAGCCCTGCATGAAGTACCCATAGCTTGTGAGTATCCTGAGGTTTTTCCCGATgagctacccggtatgccccctgatcgggatatcgagtttatcatcgagctagTTCCCGGAACTGCCCCAATCGCTCAGCGACCTTACCGGATGAACCCCCAAGAATTAGTTGAGCTGAAGAAGCAGTTGAATGATATGTTGAGGAAAGGTTTGATTCgcccgagtgcatccccctggggATCTCCCGTTATCTTTGTGGATAAGCGGGATGGTACTATCCGCCTGTGCGTGGATTACCGGAAACTgaatgatgtcaccatcaaaaacaagtaCCCCCTCCCGAAGATTGAAGATCTGTTCGACCAGATGAATGGCGCCCGAGTTTTCTCAAAAATAGATCTCCgaactggttatcatcaactcaaggttcgagagtcagacattcccaagactgccttcaccacacggtatggactttttgaatataccgtgatgtctttcggactgaccaatgcccctgcctatttcatgaacctcatgaacaaggtgttcatgaagtacctcgacaagttcgttgtggttttcatcgacgatattctgatctactccaagaGTGAAGAAGAGCATGCTGAACATCTGCGGATTGTTTTGGGAACGCTCAGAGACCATAAGCTTTACGCCAAgtttagtaagtgtgaattttggctgaaAGAGGTAGGATTTTTAGGTCATGTCATATCTGCCGGAGGAGTGTCTGTCGACCCGTCCAAAATTCAGTCCATCATGGAGAAGAAAGCCCCTACCAATCAGACCGAAGTTCGCGCCTTTTTaggattggcgggttattaccgcaaGTTTGTTGATGGATTCTCCAGCATTGCGAGGCCGCTAACACAGCTattgaagaaggataagaagttcgagtggaccgacaaatgtgaggcCAGTTTTCAGGAACTCAAGAAGAGATTAGTCACAGCTCCTGTCTTGACCATGCCCGATATTaccaaggattttgatgtgtactGCGATGCATCAAAGCTTGGTTTGGgaagtgtgctgatgcaagaaggaaaAGTGATAGCTTATCTGTCAAGGCAACTTCGACCGCACGAGATGAATTACCCTAcgcatgacttagagcttgcCGCAGTAGTTCACGCCCTGAAGACCTGGCGCCATTACCTAGTGGGAAATCGTTGCGAAATCTACACCGACCACAAGAGTTTGAAGTACATCTTCACACAGCgagagctgaacatgaggcagaGCAGATGGATGGAGCTTATCAAGGATTACGACCTCGGCATTCATTATCATCCTGGTAAAGctaatgtggtagcagatgcccTTAGTCGAGAGCCCTGTTCGTTGAACGCCCTTATCAAAATTGCTCAACCTAAGCTGTACGAAGAACTGGAGGAGTTCGGCCTCGAGCTCGTTAGCCATGGTTTCCTGGCAAATCTTGAATTGAAGCCTACTTTATTCGATCAAATCAAAGAAGCTCAAGTGGGTCATGAGAGTATTGAAGGAATCAAGCGTAGGATGAATAGGGAAGAAGTTCCTGGTTTTGAGGTCGACGCCAAAGGAGTTTTGTGGTACAAGGGACGCTTGTGT atggccccctttgaagccctttaTGGTCGCCGTTGCCGAACCCCTCTCAACTGGTCCGAGACCGGAGATAGTCAAGTTTTTGGACCTGATCATCTTCGAGAGGCTGAAGAGCAAGTTCAACTAATCCGTGATCGCCTCAAAGCCGCTCAATCCCGCCAGAAGAGTTATGCTGACTCTAAGCGTCGCGAGCTGACATTCAATGTTGGTGATTATGCCTACCTTCGCGTCACTCCActcaagggaatgcagagatttcacgtCAAAGGGAAGCTTGCCCCAAGATATATTGGGCCCTTCAAGGTTCTCGCTCGTCGAggtgaagtatcctatcaacttgaACTGCCTGCTGAATTAGCGGATTTTCATGATGTGTTCCACATCTCTCTTCTTCGACGATGCCTCCAAGTGCCTGACAAGCCTGAGACCTTCAAGAACATCGATTATCGCACCCTCGACCTCAACACCGACTTGACCTATCGAGAAGTACCCCTTCGGATTCTTGAAGAAGCTGTTCGTCTCACCCGTAGAAGGAAGATAAAATTTTGCAAGGTTCAGTGGACTAATCACTCCGAGGAAGAGGCCACTTGGGAAAGAGAGGATCAGCTCCGAAAGGACTTCCCCGCACTCTTCAGTTCTTAG